Proteins from a single region of Oreochromis niloticus isolate F11D_XX linkage group LG7, O_niloticus_UMD_NMBU, whole genome shotgun sequence:
- the LOC109201935 gene encoding uncharacterized protein LOC109201935 — protein sequence MKQKTELEANLHVLSCQKAVAVAEAEVAVYEEEEEGLSKSELRYPLVGPPASPKQRTAEYVQKHSDICLEGFKLKVDPLACHKAAREQCEMAMNADIDNDGSHSAQKANVKVELQTQQRERLDSPKPHPFNTLQTSTEIQGVQDITRYLTRREMLSTGLLQFDDHPENYWAWKASFQSAIKDLHVTAQEELDLMVKWLGVESGQQAKRIRSVHVFNPAAALNLVWQRLEECYGSPEVVENALLKKIEQFPKLNNRDNTKLRELGDVLQEIECAKDGGYLPGLSYLDTARGVNPIVEKLPYGLQEKWIAAGAKYKEEHKVAFPPFSVFSKFVRQQGKIRNDPSFVITPPADTSFKKEKSFRGSNRQVISVHKTDIPTDTSSSQNSYSKPIESPDKVCPIHKKPHPLKKCKSFRAKPIDERKSFLKENRICFKCCGSTQHLARDCRAQIKCMDCGSDRHLAVLHPGPPPAPAESSEADKDDGGETQDSANASVVSKCTEVCGDADSPHSCSKISPVLVYPEGEKERARKMYAVLDEQSNKSLAKSQFFELFNIKTRSDTYKLRTCSGLSDNVGRTAVNFMIESIDGKVKLPLPNLIECDMIPDDRREIPSPQVAMKFPHLQKIAEKLPPVEEQVPILLLLGRDIIQVHKVRERINGPHNTPYAQRLDLGWVIVGEACMGKTHTPPNVSVLKTHILQNGRASYLCPCPNTFHIKDQLNTTPNPKKDRGNTNTNQLGETVFDRTQEDDKPALSVEDKDFIDIMEKEVYQNECNSWVAPLPFRSPRPKLPSNREQAFKRLQSLRKTLDRNPEMKRQYIEFIQNMLDNDHAEVAPPLDSNKEHWYLPSFGVYHPQKPNQLRVVFDSSAEFEGQSLNKVLLSGPDLNNTLLGVLMRFRKEPVAFSADVQQMFYCFEVREDHRDYLRFLWYEDNDPDKGICDYRMRVHVFGNSPSPAVAIYCMRRAAVEGEEEHGHDAKQFVMRHFYVDDGLASTATVEEAVETLTSAQKMLAQSNLRLHKIASNDHKVVEAFPAAERAKDLKDLDLELDDIPLQRSLGVLWNLKNDCFTFHVTTEQKPFTRRGVLATVNSLYDPLGFVSPITMQGKALLRELTSEQKDWDESLPAEREDEWSKWRSSLKDLERLQIPRCYLPFSQAIAVKKELCIFSDASTMAIGAVAYLRALDGEGQWHTGFIMGKSKVAPRPAHTVPRLELCAAVLAVEMYELIRDEIDIEVDTVRFFTDSKIVLGYIHDNTKRFYTYVANRVIRIRKTTHPAQWFYIATSDNSADTATRPIAASALASTNWFSGPSFLTQHDIEKSHCDSFTLIDPDTDAEIRPDITSFVTKASVTQLEPCRFERFSHWVRLCRTIASLKRVAASFKKTNTEGKGWKCFSETNTADEVSKAAKFIIHTVQSETFKEEYRCIKENQPLPKQSRLQRLNPVIDEDGLIRLGGRLAPANLTKDEKHPLIIPNAHHIAILLIRYHHEKVAHQGRHITEGALRGAGFWIIGSKRLVSSVIYKCVFCRKLRGRLQTQKMADLPVDRLTPMPPFTSVGLDVFGPWTVTTRRTRGGSADSKRWAVLFTCMSTRAVHIELIESMSTSSFITALRRFFCIRGPAQILRSDRGTNFVGACNELQIDHKDTELNSYLQEKGCTWLFNPPHSSHMGGSWERLIGVARRILDGILLKAVHVQLTHEVLSTFMAEVMAIMNARPLVPVSTDPDKPNLLTPAMLLTQKVNALSARTESFGPPDLYSKQWKQVQCLADSFWKQWKSEYLSTLQQRRKWTDGKTNIKVGDVVLLKDALAHRNDWSMGKVVKTFESKDNKVRKAEVKTVKDGSEKVFLRPIADMVLLLSSDK from the coding sequence atgaaacaaaaaactgaacttGAGGCTAATTTACATGTTTTGAGTTGTCAAAAGGCTGTCGCAGTAGCAGAAGCAGAGGTTGCAGTttatgaagaagaggaggagggactTTCAAAAAGTGAACTGCGCTATCCATTGGTGGGACCACCCGCTAGTCCAAAACAACGCACAGCAGAGTATGTACAAAAACACTCAGATATTTGCCTTGAAGGATTCAAACTAAAAGTAGATCCACTTGCCTGTCACAAAGCTGCACGTGAACAATGCGAAATGGCTATGAATGCAGATATAGACAATGACGGCTCACACAGTGCTCAAAAGGCTAATGTTAAAGTGGAACTCCAAAcacaacagagagagagactggaTTCCCCCAAACCTCATCCGTTCAACACTCTTCAAACATCAACAGAGATACAGGGTGTCCAGGATATTACAAGGTACCTGACACGGAGGGAAATGTTAAGTACTGGACTTTTGCAGTTTGATGACCACCCAGAAAACTACTGGGCGTGGAAGGCATCATTTCAAAGTGCTATTAAAGACTTGCATGTTACAGCTCAAGAGGAGCTAGATTTAATGGTCAAATGGCTTGGAGTTGAGTCTGGTCAGCAGGCCAAAAGAATCCGATCAGTCCATGTCTTTAATCCAGCTGCAGCTCTCAACCTTGTGTGGCAAAGACTCGAGGAATGTTATGGATCTCCAGAAGTGGTAGAAAATGCACTGTTAAAAAAGATTGAACAGTTTCCCAAACTAAACAACAGAGACAACACAAAGTTAAGAGAGCTGGGTGATGTTCTGCAGGAAATAGAATGTGCAAAAGATGGAGGATACCTACCAGGCCTCTCATATTTGGACACAGCTCGCGGAGTCAACCCCATTGTGGAAAAGTTACCCTATGGACTGCAGGAAAAATGGATTGCAGCAGGAGCAAAGTACAAAGAAGAACATAAAGTTGCTTTCCCCCCTTTCAGTGTCTTTTCAAAGTTTGTAAGACAACAAGGCAAAATAAGAAACGACCCAAGCTTTGTCATCACACCTCCTGCCGACACAAGCTTCAAGAAGGAGAAAAGCTTCAGAGGCAGTAACAGGCAAGTGATTAGTGTACACAAAACGGACATTCCTACAGACACTAGTTCATCTCAAAATAGTTACAGCAAGCCAATAGAAAGCCCTGACAAGGTATGTCCAATACATAAGAAGCCTCACCCTCTTAAAAAGTGCAAGAGTTTTAGAGCAAAGCCCATAGATGAGCGCAAGTCATTTTTAAAAGAGAACAGAATCTGTTTTAAATGCTGTGGCTCTACTCAACATCTAGCAAGGGACTGCAGGGCTCAAATAAAATGCATGGACTGTGGTAGCGACAGGCATTTAGCAGTGCTACATCCGGGTCCACCCCCTGCTCCAGCTGAGAGCTCTGAAGCTGATAAAGATGATGGCGGGGAGACACAGGATAGTGCAAATGCCTCAGTTGTTTCCAAATGCACAGAAGTCTGTGGTGATGCAGATAGCCCACATTCATGCTCAAAAATAAGTCCTGTGTTAGTCTATCCAGAAGGCGAAAAAGAACGGGCTAGAAAGATGTATGCAGTACTTGATGAACAAAGTAACAAGTCACTAGCTAAGTCTCAGTTTTTTGAGCTCTTTAATATTAAGACACGCTCAGACACTTACAAGCTCAGAACATGCTCAGGACTGTCAGATAATGTCGGCAGAACTGCAGTAAACTTCATGATTGAGTCAATAGATGGTAAAGTGAAGCTCCCACTCCCAAACCTGATTGAATGTGACATGATTCCAGATGACAGGAGAGAGATTCCCTCTCCACAAGTTGCCATGAAGTTCCCACACTTACAGAAGATAGCTGAAAAACTACCTCCTGTAGAAGAACAAGTACCTATTCTGTTGCTTTTGGGAAGAGACATTATACAGGtacacaaagtcagagagagaaTCAATGGGCCACACAATACACCTTATGCACAGCGTTTGGATTTAGGCTGGGTTATAGTTGGGGAAGCCTGCATGGGGAAGACGCATACGCCCCCTAATGTGAGTGTTCTCAAAACACATATTCTTCAGAATGGCCGTGCTTCTTACCTCTGCCCATGTCCTAACACGTTTCATATCAAAGACCAGTTAAACACCACACCTAACCCCAAAAAGGACAGGGGAAACACAAACACCAATCAACTgggagaaactgtttttgacaGGACACAGGAAgatgacaaaccagcactgtcAGTAGAGGACAAAGACTTCATTGACATCATGGAGAAGGAGGTGTATCAAAACGAATGTAACAGCTGGGTGGCGCCTTTGCCATTCCGCTCTCCAAGACCAAAGCTTCCGAGTAACAGAGAGCAAGCATTCAAGCGCCTCCAATCTCTCAGAAAGACACTGGACCGGAACCCTGAAATGAAAAGACAATATATCGAATTCATTCAAAACATGCTGGACAATGACCATGCAGAAGTCGCTCCACCTTTGGACTCAAACAAAGAACACTGGTACTTGCCATCCTTCGGTGTGTACCACCCGCAAAAACCTAATCAGCTGAGAGTAGTCTTTGACTCAAGTGCAGAATTTGAAGGACAGTCCCTTAACAAAGTCTTATTAAGTGGACCCGACCTAAACAACACACTACTAGGTGTCCTTATGCGTTTTAGGAAAGAGCCTGTAGCATTTTCGGCTGATGTGCaacaaatgttttattgttttgaagTGAGAGAGGATCATAGGGATTATCTGAGATTCCTTTGGTATGAAGATAATGATCCCGACAAAGGTATCTGTGACTATAGAATGAGGGTTCATGTTTTTGGGAATAGCCCTTCCCCAGCTGTGGCTATTTATTGTATGAGGCGTGCTGCAGTCGAGGGAGAAGAAGAGCACGGACATGATGCAAAGCAGTTTGTAATGAGACATTTTTATGTTGATGATGGTCTCGCATCCACAGCAACAGTGGAAGAAGCTGTTGAGACACTCACAAGCGCTCAAAAGATGCTGGCACAGTCAAACTTAAGGCTACATAAAATAGCCTCTAATGACCACAAAGTAGTGGAAGCGTTTCCTGCTGCTGAGAGAGCCAAGGATCTAAAAGACTTGGATTTAGAGTTGGACGACATACCCCTGCAAAGGAGCTTGGGGGTACTGTGGAATCTTAAAAATGACTGTTTTACCTTTCACGTCACCACTGAACAAAAGCCGTTCACCAGGAGAGGTGTCTTGGCCACTGTTAACAGTCTATATGACCCGCTGGGTTTTGTGTCACCCATCACAATGCAGGGAAAAGCTCTTCTCCGTGAATTGACCTCAGAGCAAAAGGACTGGGATGAATCACTTCCTGCAGAAAGAGAAGATGAATGGAGCAAATGGAGAAGCTCATTGAAGGATCTTGAGCGGCTACAGATACCGAGGTGCTACCTACCGTTCTCCCAAGCCATTGCTGTGAAAAAAGAACTGTGCATATTTTCAGATGCCTCCACCATGGCCATAGGAGCAGTGGCATATCTGAGAGCTCTTGATGGTGAAGGTCAGTGGCACACAGGTTTCATCATGGGCAAGTCCAAAGTAGCCCCAAGACCCGCTCACACTGTTCCTAGATTGGAGTTATGTGCAGCAGTGTTAGCTGTAGAGATGTACGAACTCATTAGAGATGAGATTGACATTGAAGTAGACACTGTCAGATTTTTCACAGACAGTAAAATCGTTCTTGGTTACATACACGACAACACAAAGAGGTTCTACACTTACGTGGCTAACCGAGTGATTAGAATCAGAAAGACTACACATCCAGCACAGTGGTTTTACATAGCCACTAGTGACAATTCAGCAGACACAGCCACTAGACCGATTGCAGCTTCTGCATTGGCTTCCACGAACTGGTTTAGTGGTCCTTCCTTTTTGACACAACACGACATAGAGAAGTCTCACTGTGATAGTTTCACACTGATCGATCCTGACACAGATGCAGAGATCAGACCTGATATAACAAGTTTTGTTACCAAAGCCTCAGTAACACAGCTAGAGCCATGCCGTTTTGAAAGATTCTCTCATTGGGTGAGATTGTGTCGCACTATTGCATCACTAAAGCGTGTGGCAGCATcattcaagaaaacaaacacagaaggtAAAGGCTGGAAGTGTTTCAGTGAAACTAACACTGCAGATGAAGTGTCTAAAGCAGCAAAGTTCATCATTCACACAGTACAAAGTGAAACGTTCAAAGAAGAGTACAGATGcataaaagaaaatcagccaCTTCCAAAACAAAGCCGTCTTCAAAGGTTAAATCCAGTTATTGATGAAGATGGGCTCATCAGACTAGGAGGTCGATTGGCACCTGCTAACCTAACAAAAGATGAGAAACATCCGCTCATTATCCCAAATGCTCATCATATAGCCATCCTTCTTATTAGATACCATCATGAGAAGGTAGCACATCAGGGGCGTCACATAACAGAAGGTGCGCTCAGAGGTGCTGGATTTTGGATTATTGGCAGTAAACGGCTTGTCTCTTCTGTTATTTACAAGTGTGTTTTCTGTCGAAAGCTTCGAGGACGACTTCAAACCCAGAAGATGGCAGATTTACCCGTGGACAGGCTGACACCAATGCCACCGTTCACTAGTGTAGGACTGGATGTCTTTGGACCCTGGACGGTCACCACACGTCGCACCAGGGGAGGAAGTGCAGACAGTAAACGCTGGGCTGTGCTTTTCACCTGCATGTCCACGAGAGCTGTGCACATTGAGCTTATTGAATCAATGTCAACATCCAGCTTCATCACTGCGCTAAGGAGATTTTTCTGCATCCGTGGACCTGCTCAAATACTCAGATCTGATAGAGGAACAAATTTTGTTGGAGCATGCAATGAGTTGCAAATTGATCACAAGGACACAGAACTAAACTCATACCTGCAAGAAAAAGGATGCACATGGCTGTTTAATCCTCCACACTCGTCACACATGGGTGGATCATGGGAGAGACTTATTGGAGTTGCAAGGCGCATCCTAGATGGTATTCTGTTGAAAGCCGTACATGTCCAACTAACGCATGAAGTGTTAAGTACATTCATGGCAGAAGTAATGGCAATAATGAATGCAAGACCACTTGTACCAGTCTCAACAGATCCAGACAAACCAAACCTTCTCACTCCAGCAATGCTCCTTACACAAAAGGTCAATGCGTTATCTGCACGAACAGAAAGCTTTGGACCGCCAGACCTCTACTCAAAGCAATGGAAGCAAGTACAGTGTTTGGCAGACTCTTTTTGGAAACAGTGGAAAAGTGAATATCTTTCAACACTACAGCAAAGGAGAAAATGGACTGATggtaaaacaaacataaaagttGGTGATGTTGTGTTATTGAAAGATGCTCTCGCACACAGAAATGACTGGTCCATGGGAAAAGTTGTAAAAACATTTGAGAGCAAGGACAATAAGGTGCGAAAAGCAGAAGTAAAGACTGTGAAAGATGGAagtgaaaaagtgtttttgagACCCATCGCTGATATGGTTTTGCTTTTATCAAGTGATAAATAA